A single genomic interval of Astyanax mexicanus isolate ESR-SI-001 chromosome 4, AstMex3_surface, whole genome shotgun sequence harbors:
- the LOC125801503 gene encoding gastrula zinc finger protein XlCGF49.1-like, whose translation MKPSPDMEKHQHSVKSFTKQSDLKNHQRIHTGEKPYHCSECGKSFKQQGDLKIHQRIHTGEKPYSCSDCGKSFTTKRHLKLHQRIHTGEKPYSCSDCGKSFTTQSNLKGHQRIHTGEKPYHCSDCGKSFNQQSAFKKHQRIHTGEKPYYCSDCGKSFNQLYNLKIHQRIHTGEKPYYCSDCGKSFTQQSTLQLHLRIHTGEKPYHCTDCGKRFTKQSTLKIHQRIHTGKKTIPNLFHGKKCKT comes from the coding sequence atgaagccaagtcccgacatggagaaacatcagcactctgtcaagagttttactaaacagagtgatctcaaaaatcaccagcgtattcacacaggagagaaaccgtatcactgctcagaatgtgggaagagttttaaacaacagggtgatctcaaaatacaccagcgcattcacacaggagagaaaccgtattcctgctcagactgtgggaaaagttttactacaAAGAgacatctcaaactgcaccagcgcattcacacaggagagaaaccgtattcctgctcagactgtgggaagagttttactacacagagtaatctcaaaggacaccagcgcattcacacaggagagaaaccgtatcactgttcagactgtgggaagagttttaatcaacagagtgctttcaaaaaacaccagcgcattcacacaggagagaaaccgtattactgctcagactgtgggaagagttttaatcaactgtataatctcaaaatacaccagcgcattcacacaggagagaaaccgtattactgctcagactgtgggaagagttttactcagcaGAGTACTCTCCAACTGCACctacgcattcacacaggagagaaaccgtatcactgcacagactgtggaaagagatttactaaacagagtactctcaaaatacaccagcgcattcacacaggaaagaaaactatcccaaatctgttccacGGCAAAAAGTGCAAAACGTAA